ACGGCGGCCCTCAGCGGTGACGTTAAGAGCGGGGCGATAACCATGGGGACCTACGGCCTCGGGATGGGCCTCACCGTCTACCTGCTGATGTCCTCGAAGGATTTGGGAGAATGGGTCAACAGAAAGCTCCTCTCCGGAAGGCTGAGCCTTGAGGGGAGGAAAAAGGCAAAATGGGAGGTGGCCCTAGGGTTTATTCTCATCGGGTTGGGCCTGCTGATGCTGACTGAGCTTACTCCGTTAAAGCTCTGGAGTGCTCTCTTCGAGGCTCTCTCATAGGTGTGAAGGTCAAGTAACCCTCTCAAGCCCATTCTCTTTTACGATGTAGGTGTCTTCGTGCTTTATAGCACCTTCAGGAATCATCAGCGGCGGGTGGATTATGCTGAGCACCATGTTCTCCTGCACTTTAGCGGCCCTCGTCGGCACGATTATGGTGGGCATCGGTGGCTCTTCTATAAGCAAACCAACGCCGTGGGTGTAGCCAGTGAGGTAGGCATCACCAAAGCCCTTCTCCTTGAAAAAGTCTGCGAGCCTCTTCTCAACAGCGTTGAGAGCCACTCCAACCTTCGTTTCCTCAAGGGCAATACTGAGGGCCTCTTCTTTGACCCCTATGGCCTTCCTGACGCGCTCTCCGGGGTCACCTACCACAAAGGTTCTCGCGGTGTTCGCGTAGTAGTGGTTCCAGTCGGTTCCAATGACGACGGTTACAACGCCGTTTTCTGGAACTTTAAGGTCCCTAAAAGGCTCTGCGTGCGCCCTCGGCGTGGTGGAGACGTAGACCTTTGGATCCTCGCTCCCTCTGAGCATGAGCTCTCTTATGACTTCGGCCGCTATCTCAAGCTCGCTCTTTCCGGGCTTTATGACCTCTTCAGCGACGGCCATACCCTTCTGCGCTATCTTTCCAGCATTTCTGATGTTCTCAAGCTCCCAGTCGTCCTTTATCATCCTGAGACTCATTGTTAGGTCGAGGACGTCAACGACCTCAACCATCGGGTTGAGCCGTTGGAAAAGCTTGAGAAAAAATGTATACGCATCCCTCTCGACGCTGAACTCGTGGCCTACCCTTGTGAAACCGTTCGTGGCTATCCAGGTCACGATTCCGGCCATCAGGTCCTCGGCGCGCTGGTATTCCACGACGTTCTCTATCCAGCTCTTCTTCTTGAAAAGCTCTGCTTCACCTTTGACGACGTAAACGGTTGGTTCTCCCTCTGCAGGAATCAGAAGGCTTGGACGGAGCCACTTCGTTCCGGTGAAGTAGATGAAGCTCGAAAGCGTCCTGATAACGGCACCGTCAACACCGTTCTCGCGCAGGAGTTCCTGAAAGCGCTCGACCCTCTTCCTGAATATCTCTTCGCTTCCCCTCATCTCATTCCCTCCAGTCCAGCAGTCTCTTCTCGCCCTCTATCTTTTTATAGGGCGCGATGTCCATCGTCATCTCCAGCGTCCCTATGTACTCTCCCTTATCGTTGAAAAGCGGCACGTATTTGATGTAGACGTACTTTGGCCCGAGTTTAAGCCAGAAAACAGCTTCTTTCTTCCTGCCCTCCTTGAAGGCCCTGAGGATTTTGTTAACGATGTGGACGCTCTTCGGCGGGTGGCAGAGCTGGACGGGTCTTCCGAGGACGGACATGGTTCTGTCGAATATCCTCTCGCCAGGCGAGAAGAACCTAACCCTGTCGTCCTTATCAATGAAGGTCACGTCCACCGGCAGAGCCTCAAAGATAGCCCTAAGCTCTTCAAAGCTCACATAACCCGTTCCGAGGTCTATGTCACCATCGCGCTTTAGCTGGCTTTTATCGAACTCCAGCGGCTGGCCCCTCAGTGCCTCCTGAACCTCCTTTGGAAGGCCAAGGAGCTGCTCGATACTCAGTTCGGGGTTAATCTCCCACGGGTGAAGTGGCCTAACGTCCTCACCAGGGTTCCATGCCGGTGGGTTGACCTTGTAGAAACCTATCTCGTCCTCCTGCATTCGTATAGCCTTCCACTCGCCGTCGCTGAGGAGTGCCTTGAGCGTGGGGTAGTAGATGTTGTTCTCGCGGAAGACCATGTCGCTGAGCGCAAAAGAGGCCTCTCCAGCCTTGTTCTCGAAGCGCTCCACGAACTCCTCCCATGGCATCTCGTCCTTCTTCCTCAGAAGGTTAGTCAGATACTTTATCATGAACCTTATCTCGTCGTGCTTCGTCCAGAGCACGGTGGCTATTGCTGTTAAACCCCTCCTCTCGATGTAGGGGAAGGTGAGCATCTCCTCTCGGTTGTAGTGAGTGAAGCCGACCTTTCTTAGGTCATTCACTATCTCCCCTAAAACTCCCAAAATTTCCTTCCTCATGCGCTCGTCTTTTGTCGTTACTAACGTCCTCGCATATAGGTTGAGCATCTCTGCATCTTTCATTATCTCCTTGTTCTCGAGGTAGAGGGTCTTGAGAGGGTGACCGTCAGGTAAGTCCTTTTCCTCAAGCTCGTCGGTTCCTTTAACGGCCTCGCGGAAGAGTTCAACATGTAAATCACACATCTTGGCTATGTCCTTTGCCGAGATTCCCTCCTTCACAAGCTCCTGCTCGATTAGGGGAATTTCGAGAGGTGAGATTCCACTTAACACCTGTCTAAAATCCTGCTTGAGCTTCTCAATGTTCTCTCCCTCGTGGATTCTAAGGAGGAGTTTTTTCAGTTGCTCTTTCTTGTACTCGTGCGTGTTCAGTAACTCGGTCATCTTTAACCACCTTTATGACAAGTGTCATATCAACATTTTATAAGCATTGCTGGACATATCTGCCCAACAAAGTTTATATGCCACGTGTCATAAAAACCGAGTGGTGATGTGGAAATGATGCTCGACGTTCGAGGGTTGAAAGCACCCCAACCCGCTTTGATGATAATCGAGTCCCTCGGAAAGCTCAAAACTGGAGAAACGCTTGAGGTGCTCGGCGATAAACCCTTTGTGGACATTCTTCCAAAGCTTGAGGAGGCTGGGTATGGAGTGAAGGTCGAGGAAGTTTCGGGATTTTTCGTTTTGAGGGTGACCAAGACCGAAGACTCTAAGGAACTCAGCATGGAGGTCAAGGAGTGCGATGACAAGCTCGAGGAGATAGGCGAGGACACCAACGTGGCCAAACTGCTCAAGGCCTATCCAGAGTCCCTCAAAATCCTCGTCAAGTACGGATTCTCCCCGCTGGAGAACCCTACAATGAGAAAAACCTTAGCGAGGACGATAACACTGAAAGGTGCTAAAAAGCTCCTTGGAATGGGCGACGAGCGCTTTAGGGAGATGATGACGGAGCTTAAGGCTCTTAAGAAGTCCTAAATATTCCTCCCACCATAGGAGGAACCATAAAGACGAACGCCTTTGAAGTGACCTCGCGCTACGTTTATCCATCACCCCGGTAGAGGCTCGTTGAACACCTCCGGAAGAGGGGGCTGAAGCAGACGGAGATAGCGGAGCTTTGCACATAACCCAGTCGGCCGTCTCCCGTTACCTAAGAGAAGAAAGGGAAGACTCATCGACGTTTCCTCTTTTCCAGAATGAAAATATTGCCGAACTTTCTGATAGGACAATCAGCTAAAAACTCGGGGAGTACAAGATACACACCGAGCTTGTGAAGCTCTCCCTGGAGTTCTTGGGCAGAGGTTATGGCTGTTCTTTCCACGCGGAGATTGACCCAGAGATAGACCCGAGAAAGTGCAGGGTCTGCATCGAGCTTTTCGGTGAGCCTCACTCAAAGAGTCGCTCGCAAGCAACGTAACTGTACCTCCTCAGCTCTTCCTTTGGGATGAACCTCAGCGAGGTGGAGTTTATGCAGTAGTGCTTTCCGGTTGACGTTGGCTCGTCAAAGACGTGGTCGAGGTGAGAGTTAGCGAACCGGTTTTCCTTACACAGGCTTTATGAAGCTAACTTTACCGGAGTAGAGCTTGTAGTACTTGTAGTTCGTCTCGAAGCGGAAGTACGGCCTTAGTGGTTGTCTTCAGCCTGATAGAACTTCTTGCATCCCGTTCAGCTCTTCGCGAGTCTAAGGAGGGTTTCCGCTTGGAACAACACCCGAGGAGGAATTCAGACAGGCACGGAATTCTCATAGATGACCTCCGCGAAGAGAGTTTACACAATAGGAGACTGCAAAGGGTATGATGATATAATCTTCGGAACCGCGATGACAGTGGTGGAGCAGGCTAGGCATTGGCGGACCTCTTAATGGGTGGGGAATCGCTATGACTTTAGCTTCAGCTCTGCAGTCTTCAAGTTCGCTGACCTGAGCATTGTCCTGATTGGGGAACCCATGTGACGAAAAGAGCTTGACGAGGGAACCAGTATTTTTTACAGTGGGAAGAAACCGGCCGGTGCCTTTGTATTTTGGAACCTCCAGAAATCCTTAAGGCTCGAAAAAGACATTAAAAAGTTCTTCATCCCTAACTGGTAACTATTCAAAACCTTGGTTTGGAAAACCGTTATATACGTTCACGCTCTAAACTATACTGAACTGCACAGTTTGGTGATCAGCATGGGTGTGAAAAGGAAAATGACTCAAAAGTTTTTGGAAGATGCGTTCGCCGGCGAGAGCATGGCCCACATGAAATACCTCATTTTCGCGGAACAGGCCGAGAGGGAGGGCTTTTCCAACATAGCCAAACTTTTCAGGGCTATCGCTTACGCTGAGTTCGTTCACGCGAAAAACCATTTTATCGCCCTCGGCAAGCTTGGAAAGACGGAGGAGAACCTTGAGGAGGCCATAGCGGGTGAGACCTTTGAAGTCGAAGAAATGTACCCCGTTTACAAGAACTCCGCCGAGTTCCAAGGGGAGAGAGAAGCTATCAGGACGACACACTACGCCCTTGAGGCTGAAAAGGTACACGCCGAGCTGTATGAAAAGGCCAAGGAAAGAGCAAAAAGTGGGGAGGACATAGACGTCAAAAAGGTCTACATTTGTCCTGTCTGCGGTTACACATCGATTGATGAAGTTCCAGAGCGCTGTCCCGTCTGTGGAGCTCCAGGAAACAAGTTCGTAGCCTTTGAGTGATTTCTTCGCTTTTCCATTTCACAGGTTTGAACCACAAACCTTATAAGGCCGAAATACCAACAATAAATTGGTGAAGGAAGTGGCAAAGTGGAGATGTCTAATCTGTGGTTACATATACGATGAGGAAGAGGGCGACCCGGATAACGGAATTCCCCCGGGAACCAGGTTCGAGGACCTTCCCGAGGACTGGGTTTGTCCCCTCTGCGGTGCACCTAAAAGCGAATTTGAAAAAATAGAGTGAGGTGGTCGAGATGCTTAGCGAAACCATAAAGAGTGGAGACTGGAAGGGGGAGAAGCACGTCCCCGTTATAGAGTACGAGAAGGAGGGTGACCTTGTCAAGGTCGAGGTCAGCGTTGGAAAGGAGATACCTCACCCGAACACTCCAGAGCACCACATAGCGTGGATTGAGCTCTACTTCCACCCGGAGGGTGAGAGCTTTCCGATAATGGTCGGCAGGGTGGCCTTCACCAACCACAGTGACCCGCTCACCGAGCCGAGGGCGGTATTCTTCTTCAGAACCGAGAAGAAGGGCAAGCTCTACGCGCTGAGCTACTGCAACATTCACGGCCTCTGGGAGAACGAGGTTCAGCTCGAGTGACTTGTCCCGCCCCAACCCCTATTCTTTTTGCGTTTTCCCAGTTCCGTCCAGGAAGGCTTATAACCGACCCATGCTAAGCCCATACGGTGGGAACATGAAGGTTTACATACCAGGCAGGGAGTGGCCTGAGCCTTATAAAGCTGTCATCGAGGAGCTGAAGAAGATAACCGACCCCGTAACGGGTGGCGATATCCTTGACTCGGGCGTTATAGCTGGCCTCGAGGTTAGTGATGATACCCTTAAGGTATGGCTTAAATTTGAAAGCCACACGGAGTACAACATGACCGGAGAAAGTGCCGTAGCTTACTCCAAAATAATCGGGGACATAATGGAGCGCTTCGCCCTCGTTAAATTCGATAACGTTTACGTCTATGACCTGGCGAACAACGTTGTCGGAAAGTTTGAGAACAAGAAAGGCTACAGGCCTGAGGATCTTAGCGAAGGGAAGGTGTAAGGTTAATGGGCCTACTGGACTTCCTCAAACCCAGAACACAACCTAAAAGGGAACCAAGAGAGGACCTCCCAGAGGAGGTCAAATGGGTCGTCAAAGTTCTGGAAAACGTTGAAGACCCAGAGACAGGGCTTAACATCGTGGAAGAAGGCCTTCTCTACGGATTAACCGTTGAAAAGGGGGGAGTTGAGGTTTTCCTCCTTATGGCCCGCTCAACTCCGGAGTGTCATTTTTGTCGAATGATAGCGATAAACGTCCAGA
This DNA window, taken from Thermococcus sp., encodes the following:
- a CDS encoding Xaa-Pro peptidase family protein, yielding MRGSEEIFRKRVERFQELLRENGVDGAVIRTLSSFIYFTGTKWLRPSLLIPAEGEPTVYVVKGEAELFKKKSWIENVVEYQRAEDLMAGIVTWIATNGFTRVGHEFSVERDAYTFFLKLFQRLNPMVEVVDVLDLTMSLRMIKDDWELENIRNAGKIAQKGMAVAEEVIKPGKSELEIAAEVIRELMLRGSEDPKVYVSTTPRAHAEPFRDLKVPENGVVTVVIGTDWNHYYANTARTFVVGDPGERVRKAIGVKEEALSIALEETKVGVALNAVEKRLADFFKEKGFGDAYLTGYTHGVGLLIEEPPMPTIIVPTRAAKVQENMVLSIIHPPLMIPEGAIKHEDTYIVKENGLERVT
- a CDS encoding DUF438 domain-containing protein; translated protein: MTELLNTHEYKKEQLKKLLLRIHEGENIEKLKQDFRQVLSGISPLEIPLIEQELVKEGISAKDIAKMCDLHVELFREAVKGTDELEEKDLPDGHPLKTLYLENKEIMKDAEMLNLYARTLVTTKDERMRKEILGVLGEIVNDLRKVGFTHYNREEMLTFPYIERRGLTAIATVLWTKHDEIRFMIKYLTNLLRKKDEMPWEEFVERFENKAGEASFALSDMVFRENNIYYPTLKALLSDGEWKAIRMQEDEIGFYKVNPPAWNPGEDVRPLHPWEINPELSIEQLLGLPKEVQEALRGQPLEFDKSQLKRDGDIDLGTGYVSFEELRAIFEALPVDVTFIDKDDRVRFFSPGERIFDRTMSVLGRPVQLCHPPKSVHIVNKILRAFKEGRKKEAVFWLKLGPKYVYIKYVPLFNDKGEYIGTLEMTMDIAPYKKIEGEKRLLDWRE
- a CDS encoding DUF1858 domain-containing protein, encoding MMLDVRGLKAPQPALMIIESLGKLKTGETLEVLGDKPFVDILPKLEEAGYGVKVEEVSGFFVLRVTKTEDSKELSMEVKECDDKLEEIGEDTNVAKLLKAYPESLKILVKYGFSPLENPTMRKTLARTITLKGAKKLLGMGDERFREMMTELKALKKS
- a CDS encoding peptide-methionine (R)-S-oxide reductase, with product MCKENRFANSHLDHVFDEPTSTGKHYCINSTSLRFIPKEELRRYSYVACERLFE
- a CDS encoding rubrerythrin family protein, whose protein sequence is MGVKRKMTQKFLEDAFAGESMAHMKYLIFAEQAEREGFSNIAKLFRAIAYAEFVHAKNHFIALGKLGKTEENLEEAIAGETFEVEEMYPVYKNSAEFQGEREAIRTTHYALEAEKVHAELYEKAKERAKSGEDIDVKKVYICPVCGYTSIDEVPERCPVCGAPGNKFVAFE
- the rd gene encoding rubredoxin — its product is MAKWRCLICGYIYDEEEGDPDNGIPPGTRFEDLPEDWVCPLCGAPKSEFEKIE
- a CDS encoding desulfoferrodoxin family protein yields the protein MLSETIKSGDWKGEKHVPVIEYEKEGDLVKVEVSVGKEIPHPNTPEHHIAWIELYFHPEGESFPIMVGRVAFTNHSDPLTEPRAVFFFRTEKKGKLYALSYCNIHGLWENEVQLE
- a CDS encoding iron-sulfur cluster assembly protein yields the protein MKVYIPGREWPEPYKAVIEELKKITDPVTGGDILDSGVIAGLEVSDDTLKVWLKFESHTEYNMTGESAVAYSKIIGDIMERFALVKFDNVYVYDLANNVVGKFENKKGYRPEDLSEGKV
- a CDS encoding iron-sulfur cluster assembly protein; amino-acid sequence: MGLLDFLKPRTQPKREPREDLPEEVKWVVKVLENVEDPETGLNIVEEGLLYGLTVEKGGVEVFLLMARSTPECHFCRMIAINVQRKILDEVIKVLKAEGFNSVRIYNELGLLLAEG